The proteins below come from a single Triticum aestivum cultivar Chinese Spring chromosome 5D, IWGSC CS RefSeq v2.1, whole genome shotgun sequence genomic window:
- the LOC123119626 gene encoding probable protein phosphatase 2C 78 yields MLRWLARPAERCLGRGGCGCGSGAGGGGDGLLWHAELKPHASGEYSFAVAQANERLEDQGQVVTSPASTVVGVYDGHGGPEASRFLSSRLFPNLHKFASEQGGMSIDAIKKAFHATEEEFLHLVKGTWLKQPKIASVGSCCLVGAIANNKLYVANLGDSRAVLGHRGPNGRGVVAERLSNDHNVADEAVRKEVIQQHPDDSQIVVYSRGVWRIKGIIQISRSFGDAYLKKPEFARDPIFQQYVCPVPLKRAVITAVPSIKVRQIGQQDLFVIFASDGLWEQLTDKAAVEIVFKNPRAGIARRLVRAAISEAARKREMRYADMQHIERGIKRHFHDDITVVVLYLDSHKHDAQAKFGNLDSFRFTNAPVDIFSPSGQTVEPTVM; encoded by the exons ATGCTGCGGTGGCTGGCGCGGCCGGCGGAGCGGTGCCTGGGGCGCGGCGGCTGCGGTTGCGGTAGCGGGGCCGGCGGGGGAGGGGACGGGTTGCTGTGGCACGCGGAGCTGAAGCCGCACGCGTCCGGGGAGTACTCTTTCGCCGTGGCGCAGGCCAACGAGAGGCTGGAAGACCAGGGCCAGGTGGTGACCTCGCCGGCGTCCACCGTCGTCGGGGTGTACGACGGCCACGGCGGGCCCGAGGCCTCGCGCTTCCTCTCCTCCCGCCTCTTCCCGAACCTCCACA AATTTGCATCAGAGCAAGGAGGCATGTCCATAGACGCTATCAAGAAGGCATTCCATGCTACAGAAGAGGAGTTCTTGCACCTAGTCAAGGGGACATGGCTCAAACAGCCAAAGATCGCCTCAGTCGGCTCATGCTGCCTTGTTGGAGCAATTGCCAATAATAAACTGTATGTCGCCAATTTAGGTGACTCCAGAGCTGTCCTTGGTCATAGAGGACCCAATGGCCGGGGAGTAGTGGCCGAGAGGCTGTCTAATGATCACAATGTTGCCGACGAGGCGGTAAGAAAGGAGGTCATTCAGCAGCATCCTGATGATTCGCAAATAGTCGTCTACAGCAGGGGTGTTTGGCGGATTAAGGGCATCATTCAG ATTTCCAGATCATTTGGGGATGCCTACCTGAAGAAACCTGAATTTGCCAGAGACCCTATATTCCAGCAATATGTGTGTCCTGTACCGTTGAAGCGGGCCGTCATAACAGCTGTGCCATCGATCAAAGTACGCCAGATAGGGCAGCAAGACCTCTTTGTAATATTTGCATCGGACGGTCTGTGGGAGCAGTTGACTGACAAAGCGGCGGTGGAGATCGTCTTTAAGAACCCGAGAGCG GGAATAGCGAGGCGACTAGTGAGAGCGGCGATCTCTGAAGCCGCGAGGAAAAGAGAGATGAGGTACGCCGACATGCAACACATCGAAAGAGGGATCAAGCGGCATTTCCACGACGATATCACGGTTGTGGTGCTCTACCTTGATAGTCACAAACACGATGCGCAAGCGAAATTCGGTAACCTGGACAGTTTCAGGTTCACCAATGCACCGGTGGACATCTTCTCGCCATCAGGCCAAACCGTGGAACCGACGGTGATGTGA